Proteins from a single region of Phycisphaeraceae bacterium D3-23:
- the mnmA gene encoding tRNA 2-thiouridine(34) synthase MnmA, translating to MPLAKPGNGKKVVLAMSGGVDSSAAAALLKEDGYEVVGCFMRLGSDNPDEIADGYDNLHRSHKGKDCALPILGEDEQTKPPKKNKQGCCSVNDAADGRLVAAILDIPFYVVNFRKDFGRIMDYFVDEYNAGRTPNPCVRCNDWLKFGKLHDYAKSIDADFVASGHYAQILKPGRGHGRALLARGVDHNKDQSYVLFGTPRQQLEYTLLPIGHLQKAETRQIAEGYNLPVFNKPDSQEICFVPDNDYAKLVERRTPGGFDAGDIVDTDGNVLGEHAGHQHFTLGQRRGLGIAAAAPLYVVDKDPATNTVTVGGKEELQSTGCSAREVNWLAPPHAGWRACLAKARYNSEPVLAQCRLGVDEEGRDTLDVRFDQPLQAVTPGQAVVCYEAIMDGREQIVLGGGWIDKAVSGDDGS from the coding sequence ATGCCCCTGGCCAAGCCCGGCAACGGGAAAAAAGTCGTCCTCGCCATGTCCGGCGGGGTGGATTCGTCCGCCGCGGCCGCCCTCCTCAAGGAGGACGGCTACGAGGTCGTCGGCTGCTTCATGCGCCTGGGCAGCGACAACCCCGACGAGATCGCCGATGGCTACGACAACCTCCACCGCTCGCACAAGGGCAAGGACTGCGCCCTGCCGATCCTGGGCGAAGATGAGCAGACGAAGCCACCCAAAAAAAACAAGCAGGGCTGCTGCTCGGTCAACGACGCCGCCGACGGCCGACTCGTCGCCGCGATCCTCGACATCCCGTTCTACGTCGTGAACTTCCGCAAGGACTTCGGGCGGATCATGGACTACTTCGTCGACGAGTACAACGCGGGCCGGACCCCCAACCCGTGCGTGCGCTGCAACGACTGGCTGAAGTTCGGCAAGCTCCACGACTACGCCAAGTCCATCGACGCCGACTTCGTCGCCTCGGGCCACTACGCGCAGATCCTAAAGCCCGGCCGTGGCCACGGCCGGGCGTTACTCGCCCGCGGCGTCGACCACAACAAAGACCAGTCCTACGTCCTCTTCGGCACGCCGCGCCAGCAGCTCGAGTACACCCTGCTGCCCATCGGCCACCTGCAAAAGGCCGAGACACGCCAGATCGCCGAAGGCTACAACCTGCCCGTCTTCAACAAGCCCGACAGCCAGGAGATCTGCTTCGTCCCCGACAACGACTACGCCAAACTCGTCGAGCGACGCACGCCCGGCGGGTTCGACGCCGGCGACATCGTCGACACCGACGGCAACGTGTTGGGCGAGCACGCCGGCCACCAGCACTTTACGCTGGGCCAGCGCCGTGGGCTCGGCATCGCCGCGGCCGCGCCGCTCTACGTCGTCGACAAAGATCCGGCGACCAACACCGTCACCGTCGGCGGCAAAGAGGAACTCCAGTCCACCGGCTGCTCGGCCCGCGAGGTCAACTGGCTCGCTCCGCCCCACGCCGGCTGGCGCGCCTGCCTGGCCAAGGCCCGTTACAACTCCGAGCCCGTCCTCGCGCAGTGCCGGTTGGGCGTCGATGAGGAGGGCCGAGACACCCTCGACGTCCGCTTCGACCAGCCCCTCCAGGCCGTCACCCCCGGCCAGGCCGTGGTCTGCTACGAAGCGATTATGGACGGCCGGGAACAAATCGTTCTGGGCGGCGGTTGGATCGATAAGGCCGTTTCTGGCGACGATGGATCATGA
- the purD gene encoding phosphoribosylamine--glycine ligase, whose protein sequence is MPKPSPIDTPANVLIIGSGGREHALGWKLKQSPKTKKLFFAPGNGGTAKLGTNVPLHCDTVNTKLVDELNYFCRDNDITMIVIGPEDPLAQGLADRLAKPGRHVFGPTKDGAKLEADKAFAKDLMRACRIPTADAKVFKNYEQAVAYLENRETPVVVKAAGLAKGKGAIVTSNTEEALDALKRCMVDKEFGEAGETVVVEERLVGQEVSILALVDGRNIYVLDPSQDHKQAGEGDTGPNTGGMGVYCPTPLVDEKTMSTIEREVLVPTVDAMRRDGIDFKGVLYAGLMLTAGGPKVLEYNTRFGDPETQTLMMRMKGDLYDVLAACCEGRLDEVDLSFTNTVCVCVCMCSGGYPGAYEKGKKITGIEDAEEDKDVKVFHAGTALAKNGDLVTAGGRVLNVCAFGKTLAEARDKANAACDKIKFDGAFFRRDIGFRVM, encoded by the coding sequence ATGCCCAAGCCCTCCCCCATCGACACCCCCGCCAACGTCCTCATCATCGGCTCCGGCGGCCGCGAGCACGCGCTCGGCTGGAAGCTCAAACAGTCCCCTAAAACCAAAAAACTCTTCTTCGCCCCGGGCAACGGCGGCACGGCCAAACTCGGCACCAACGTCCCGCTGCACTGCGACACCGTCAACACCAAGCTCGTCGACGAGCTCAACTACTTCTGCCGCGACAACGACATCACGATGATCGTCATCGGCCCCGAAGACCCGCTGGCGCAGGGACTCGCCGACCGCCTGGCCAAGCCGGGCCGACACGTCTTTGGCCCGACGAAGGACGGCGCAAAGCTCGAAGCCGACAAGGCGTTTGCCAAAGACCTCATGCGCGCCTGCCGCATCCCGACCGCCGACGCGAAAGTCTTCAAGAACTACGAGCAGGCCGTCGCCTACCTCGAAAACCGCGAGACGCCCGTCGTCGTCAAGGCCGCGGGCCTCGCCAAAGGCAAGGGCGCGATCGTCACGAGCAACACCGAGGAAGCACTCGACGCGCTCAAGCGCTGCATGGTCGATAAGGAGTTTGGCGAGGCGGGCGAGACCGTCGTCGTCGAGGAACGCCTCGTGGGCCAGGAGGTCTCGATCCTCGCGCTGGTGGACGGCCGAAACATCTACGTGCTCGACCCCAGCCAGGACCACAAGCAAGCGGGCGAGGGCGACACCGGCCCGAACACCGGCGGGATGGGGGTCTACTGCCCAACGCCGCTTGTCGATGAGAAGACGATGAGCACGATCGAGCGCGAGGTGCTCGTGCCCACGGTCGACGCGATGCGGCGTGACGGCATCGACTTCAAGGGCGTGCTCTACGCCGGGCTCATGCTCACCGCCGGCGGGCCCAAGGTGCTCGAATACAACACCCGCTTCGGCGACCCCGAGACCCAGACGCTGATGATGCGCATGAAGGGCGACCTCTACGACGTCCTCGCCGCGTGCTGCGAGGGCCGGCTCGACGAAGTCGATCTGTCATTCACCAATACGGTCTGCGTCTGCGTCTGCATGTGCTCGGGCGGCTACCCCGGCGCGTACGAGAAGGGCAAAAAGATCACGGGCATCGAAGACGCGGAAGAAGACAAGGACGTCAAGGTCTTCCACGCCGGCACCGCGCTGGCTAAGAACGGCGACCTCGTTACTGCTGGTGGCCGGGTGCTGAACGTCTGCGCGTTTGGCAAGACCCTCGCCGAAGCCCGCGACAAAGCCAACGCCGCGTGCGACAAGATCAAGTTTGACGGCGCGTTCTTCCGACGCGACATCGGGTTTCGGGTGATGTAA
- a CDS encoding AbgT family transporter — protein MDDITSTVPSGAGGPDPSKAGGLAARLLNLVETLGNKLPDPVTLFVIGALLVPVVSHVVWASGWEVAKVAPVQVDGESVLRETGETVRALPMLTGDAIYGMVKGMKDNFINFPPLGVVLVGMLGIGVAERSGLIGAALKACMLVTPKALLTPAMVFVGVMSSAGLDAGYVVLPPVAALLYKSVGRSPLAGIAAVFAGVAAGFCANLAVTGLDPLLSELSTAGAALVDTDYNVAATCNWGFAAASTVFLTFIGWAVTAWFVEPRLNARAAEHGGPSAPTDADAEGQRLTLLEKRGLVFALGTLTVFGLAVGLMVLVKDALLYGSDADSHDFARWVVVIVPLIFFGFLLPALAYGIGAGTIKNDKDVATMMTKAMAAMGPIIVLAFFAGQFIAWFAQSNLGTMFAITGGRAIAESGLPTWAVLAAFIFMVALLNLFMGSMSAKYTLLAPVFIPMFMIGANISPELTQAAYRVGDSCTNIITPLNAYLIIILVFVQKYDKKAGMGTMIALMLPYSVVFIVTWTALLLAWVAFGIPLGPEGPLEYVAPSG, from the coding sequence ATGGATGACATCACTTCGACCGTCCCATCTGGCGCTGGTGGTCCCGACCCTTCCAAGGCTGGAGGGCTTGCGGCACGGCTGCTGAACCTGGTCGAGACGCTGGGCAACAAGCTGCCCGACCCGGTGACGCTGTTCGTGATCGGCGCGCTGCTGGTGCCGGTGGTGTCGCATGTGGTCTGGGCGTCGGGGTGGGAGGTGGCGAAGGTCGCGCCGGTGCAGGTGGATGGGGAGTCGGTGCTGCGCGAGACGGGCGAGACCGTGCGGGCGCTGCCGATGCTGACGGGCGACGCGATCTACGGGATGGTGAAGGGGATGAAGGACAACTTCATCAACTTCCCGCCGCTGGGCGTGGTGTTGGTGGGGATGCTGGGGATCGGTGTGGCCGAGCGGAGCGGTCTGATCGGCGCGGCGCTCAAGGCGTGCATGCTGGTAACGCCCAAGGCGCTGCTGACGCCGGCGATGGTGTTTGTGGGGGTGATGAGTTCGGCCGGTCTTGATGCGGGGTACGTCGTGCTGCCGCCGGTCGCGGCGCTACTTTACAAGTCGGTGGGCCGTTCGCCCTTGGCGGGGATCGCCGCGGTGTTTGCGGGGGTCGCGGCGGGGTTCTGCGCGAACCTGGCGGTGACGGGGCTGGACCCGCTGCTGTCGGAGCTGAGCACGGCCGGCGCGGCGCTGGTCGACACGGACTACAACGTCGCCGCGACCTGCAACTGGGGCTTCGCCGCAGCATCGACGGTGTTCTTGACGTTCATCGGCTGGGCGGTGACGGCCTGGTTCGTCGAGCCCCGGCTCAACGCCCGCGCGGCCGAGCACGGCGGGCCCAGCGCACCGACCGACGCCGACGCGGAGGGCCAACGTCTCACGCTCTTGGAAAAACGCGGGCTCGTTTTCGCGCTCGGGACGCTTACTGTCTTCGGGCTCGCGGTGGGGCTGATGGTCCTGGTCAAGGACGCACTACTCTACGGGAGCGACGCGGACAGCCACGATTTTGCGCGCTGGGTCGTCGTCATCGTCCCGCTCATCTTCTTCGGCTTCCTGCTGCCGGCGCTGGCCTACGGCATCGGTGCGGGGACGATCAAGAACGATAAGGATGTCGCGACGATGATGACCAAGGCGATGGCGGCGATGGGCCCGATCATCGTGCTCGCGTTTTTCGCCGGCCAGTTCATCGCGTGGTTTGCCCAGTCGAATCTCGGGACGATGTTTGCGATCACGGGCGGCCGGGCGATCGCGGAGTCCGGGCTGCCGACGTGGGCGGTGCTCGCGGCGTTCATCTTCATGGTCGCGCTGCTCAACCTGTTCATGGGTTCGATGTCGGCCAAGTACACGCTGCTCGCGCCGGTGTTCATCCCGATGTTTATGATCGGCGCAAACATCAGCCCCGAGTTGACCCAGGCGGCTTACCGGGTGGGCGACTCGTGTACGAACATCATCACGCCGCTCAATGCGTACCTCATCATCATCCTGGTGTTCGTGCAGAAGTACGACAAGAAGGCGGGGATGGGCACGATGATCGCGCTGATGCTGCCGTACTCGGTGGTGTTTATCGTGACGTGGACGGCGCTGCTGCTGGCGTGGGTCGCCTTCGGCATCCCGCTGGGGCCCGAGGGGCCGTTGGAGTATGTCGCGCCATCGGGTTGA
- a CDS encoding GNAT family protein, whose translation MPISLEPLRPGHEAAFLAAVERSRALHHPWVDPPASAEAFRAGVAKLDGERSHSFLAVNDAGDLVACINLNEVVRGAFQSCYMGYYAFSPFAGTGLMKQAMTLALDKAFNELGLHRLEANIQPGNAASIALVQSLGFRHEGFSPRYLKINGQWRDHERYAITAEDWLIVSD comes from the coding sequence ATGCCGATCTCGCTTGAACCCCTCCGACCCGGCCACGAGGCAGCGTTCCTCGCCGCCGTCGAACGCAGCCGAGCACTGCACCACCCGTGGGTCGATCCGCCCGCGTCGGCCGAGGCGTTCCGCGCCGGCGTCGCAAAACTCGATGGCGAACGCAGCCACAGCTTCCTCGCGGTCAACGACGCCGGCGACCTCGTCGCCTGCATCAACCTCAACGAGGTCGTCCGCGGCGCGTTCCAGTCCTGCTACATGGGCTACTACGCCTTTTCGCCCTTCGCGGGCACGGGGCTGATGAAGCAGGCCATGACGCTCGCCCTCGACAAGGCCTTCAACGAGCTCGGGCTCCACCGCCTCGAAGCCAACATCCAGCCCGGCAACGCCGCGTCGATCGCGCTCGTGCAATCGCTCGGCTTCCGACACGAAGGATTCAGCCCCCGCTACCTCAAAATCAACGGCCAATGGCGCGACCACGAACGCTACGCGATCACCGCCGAGGACTGGCTTATTGTTTCCGACTGA
- a CDS encoding sulfatase, giving the protein MFPTEPVRYADETHSPRPAPCALPPGLLIRPRRRSRRRPRARNALPPNIIVFFADDMGYADLSCFGAQTCFTPNLDELADQGMRMTHFYTASPGCSPSRAALLTGCYPQRVGIPTVIGPGTDYGLNPDETTIAELLREQGYATAMVGKWHIGYGADHLLPLHHGFDEYLGLPYSNDMWPFHYGDHDRGLVGNPNWPDLPLIDGNEVVELNPRQDSLTPRYTERALDFIDRSADEPFFLYFAYSHPHVPIAASEAFRGTSGQGLYADMVAEMDDAVGQVVDRLRELGIDDNTMVVFTSDNGPWTRFGNHAGSAGPFRGDKGTTFEGGMRMPCVVWWPGHIPAGTTCTEVATTMDLLPTAAALTDAPLPQHKIDGHDISPLLLGEDGATTPYDVFYYYWPGELQAVRVGDWKLHLPHNHRTVEEAGHDGTPGTQGSARASSCRCTTSRMTPPSRSTSRTSTPTSSPS; this is encoded by the coding sequence TTGTTTCCGACTGAGCCGGTACGATACGCGGATGAAACGCACTCCCCTCGCCCTGCTCCTTGTGCTCTTCCTCCTGGGCTGCTCATCCGCCCCCGCCGACGCAGCCGCCGACGACCCCGCGCGCGCAACGCGCTGCCGCCCAACATCATCGTCTTCTTCGCCGACGACATGGGCTACGCCGACCTCTCCTGCTTCGGCGCGCAGACCTGCTTCACGCCCAACCTCGACGAGCTCGCCGACCAGGGGATGCGCATGACGCACTTCTACACCGCGAGCCCCGGCTGCTCGCCCTCCCGCGCCGCGCTGCTCACCGGCTGCTACCCCCAGCGCGTCGGCATCCCCACCGTCATCGGGCCCGGCACCGACTACGGCCTCAACCCCGACGAAACCACCATCGCCGAACTCCTGCGTGAGCAGGGCTACGCCACCGCCATGGTCGGCAAGTGGCACATCGGCTACGGCGCCGACCACCTGCTCCCGCTCCACCACGGATTCGACGAGTACCTCGGGCTCCCCTACTCCAACGACATGTGGCCCTTCCACTACGGCGACCACGACCGCGGACTCGTCGGCAACCCGAACTGGCCCGACCTCCCGCTGATCGACGGCAACGAAGTGGTCGAACTCAACCCGCGCCAGGACTCGCTCACCCCGCGCTACACCGAGCGAGCGCTCGACTTCATCGACCGCTCGGCCGACGAACCCTTCTTCCTCTACTTCGCCTACTCGCACCCGCACGTCCCGATCGCCGCGAGCGAAGCGTTCCGCGGGACTTCGGGCCAGGGGCTGTATGCCGACATGGTCGCCGAGATGGACGACGCCGTGGGCCAGGTCGTTGATCGTCTGCGCGAGTTGGGCATCGATGACAACACGATGGTCGTCTTCACCAGCGACAACGGGCCGTGGACTCGCTTCGGCAACCACGCCGGGTCGGCCGGCCCGTTCCGCGGCGACAAAGGCACGACCTTCGAGGGCGGCATGCGCATGCCCTGCGTCGTCTGGTGGCCCGGGCATATCCCCGCCGGCACAACGTGTACCGAAGTCGCGACGACGATGGACCTCCTCCCCACCGCCGCCGCGCTCACCGACGCCCCGCTGCCGCAACACAAGATCGACGGCCACGACATCTCGCCGCTGCTGCTCGGCGAAGACGGCGCGACGACCCCCTACGACGTGTTCTACTACTACTGGCCCGGCGAGCTCCAGGCCGTGCGCGTCGGCGACTGGAAACTCCACCTCCCCCACAACCACCGCACCGTCGAAGAAGCCGGCCACGACGGCACCCCCGGGACGCAAGGCAGTGCGCGCGCATCGAGCTGTCGCTGTACAACCTCGCGGATGACCCCGCCGAGTCGATCAACCTCGCGGACCAGCACCCCGACATCGTCGCCGAGCTGA
- a CDS encoding TIGR03364 family FAD-dependent oxidoreductase, translating to MLVDPESMTMAERFDVVVVGGGIAGLAQAWAASRAGRSVVVLEQSPYAQGASIRNFGMVCPVCLPAGVDLDAAMRSRSLWLEASEQAGFASHTRGMVFLATREDEWAVLREFCEAAQGLAYDCEMLGRDAVRARCPAANGAQVVGGMYSKTEVGIDPRGALPKLAAMLSERHGVRVAYERAVVGVRPGVVTCGDGGRYVAGERVVVCGGAQTRQFYPEVFAQRGVRKCKLQMLSTAPQPGGWSCGPMVAGGLALRHYASFAGCASLPALKARIVSERPELERYGIHVLAAQHPSGEVVLGDSHEYGQEVSPFDREDINTLILRELRELIELPDWTIRRRWHGVYLSAPGQTHLVTEPEPGVTVFGVMGLGMTLAFGLAERMWGASLSPAQPALPSQG from the coding sequence ATGCTGGTCGACCCAGAGAGCATGACGATGGCAGAGCGTTTTGATGTGGTGGTGGTCGGCGGAGGGATCGCGGGTCTGGCGCAGGCCTGGGCGGCGTCACGTGCGGGCCGAAGCGTGGTGGTGCTGGAGCAGTCGCCTTATGCGCAGGGGGCTTCGATCCGCAACTTCGGGATGGTGTGCCCGGTGTGCCTTCCGGCGGGCGTCGACCTCGACGCGGCGATGCGCAGCCGGTCACTATGGCTGGAGGCATCGGAGCAGGCGGGGTTTGCGAGCCACACCCGTGGGATGGTGTTTCTTGCGACGCGGGAGGATGAGTGGGCAGTGCTCCGTGAGTTTTGTGAGGCGGCCCAGGGCTTGGCGTATGACTGCGAGATGCTTGGGCGCGACGCGGTGCGGGCGCGGTGCCCCGCGGCGAACGGCGCGCAGGTCGTCGGGGGAATGTATAGCAAGACGGAGGTCGGTATCGACCCGCGCGGCGCGTTGCCCAAGCTCGCCGCGATGCTGTCGGAACGGCACGGTGTGCGTGTGGCGTACGAGCGTGCGGTAGTCGGCGTGAGGCCGGGCGTTGTGACCTGCGGCGACGGCGGGCGGTACGTGGCCGGAGAACGTGTGGTGGTATGTGGCGGGGCGCAGACACGTCAGTTCTACCCCGAGGTTTTTGCGCAGCGGGGTGTGCGCAAGTGCAAGCTGCAGATGCTGTCGACCGCCCCCCAGCCGGGCGGGTGGTCGTGCGGGCCGATGGTCGCGGGCGGGTTGGCGCTGCGGCACTACGCTTCGTTTGCGGGCTGCGCTTCGCTGCCGGCGCTGAAGGCGCGGATCGTATCCGAGCGGCCGGAGCTTGAGCGTTACGGCATCCACGTCCTCGCGGCGCAGCATCCGTCGGGCGAGGTGGTGCTGGGTGATTCGCACGAATACGGCCAGGAGGTCTCGCCCTTCGATCGCGAGGACATCAACACCTTGATCCTGCGCGAGTTGCGGGAACTGATCGAACTCCCCGACTGGACGATCCGCCGGCGTTGGCACGGGGTATATCTGAGTGCGCCGGGCCAGACACACCTCGTGACAGAGCCCGAGCCGGGCGTGACGGTGTTCGGTGTGATGGGGTTAGGGATGACGCTGGCGTTTGGCTTGGCCGAGCGGATGTGGGGGGCGTCGCTGTCGCCGGCTCAGCCGGCGCTGCCGAGCCAGGGGTAG